In one window of Dokdonia sp. PRO95 DNA:
- a CDS encoding Glu/Leu/Phe/Val dehydrogenase dimerization domain-containing protein has translation MRALLQRYEDKLPEIVFHWNDPETEAEGWVVINSLRGGAAGGGTRMRTGLDMNEVLSLAKTMEVKFTVSGPAIGGAKSGINFDPKDPRKKGVLERWYKAVSPLLKSYYGTGGDLNVDEIHEVIPITEESGVWHPQEGVFTGHFQPTEADKINRIGQLRQGVIKVIENPVYSPDVTRKYTVADMITGYGVAEAVRHYYDIYGGDVKGKRAVVQGFGNVGAAAAYYLAQMGAKVVGIIDIVGGFINKDGFSFEEIRDMYLNKTGNTLNANSEGLIPFAEMNEQIWNLETEIFAPCAASRLITEDQINNMIGTGLEVISCGANVPFADKEIFFGPIMEHTDAKVSLIPDFISNCGMARVFAYFMERRVQMTDDAIFNDTSQTIRNAIENTYSNNSSKQNISKTAFEIALKELL, from the coding sequence ATGAGAGCTCTTTTACAGCGTTATGAAGATAAATTACCAGAAATAGTTTTCCATTGGAATGATCCAGAAACAGAAGCAGAAGGCTGGGTTGTAATCAACTCACTACGCGGCGGTGCTGCAGGTGGTGGAACACGTATGCGTACGGGTCTGGATATGAATGAAGTATTGTCGCTTGCCAAAACAATGGAAGTGAAGTTTACCGTCTCGGGACCTGCAATAGGTGGAGCAAAATCTGGAATCAATTTTGACCCAAAAGATCCACGTAAGAAAGGAGTTTTAGAGCGCTGGTATAAAGCAGTGTCACCATTACTTAAAAGTTATTACGGTACGGGAGGTGATCTTAATGTAGATGAAATACATGAAGTAATCCCAATTACCGAAGAAAGTGGAGTATGGCATCCTCAAGAAGGAGTCTTTACAGGTCACTTCCAACCTACAGAGGCAGATAAAATTAACCGCATCGGGCAACTGCGTCAAGGTGTGATTAAAGTGATTGAAAATCCAGTATATTCTCCAGACGTAACACGTAAGTATACGGTTGCAGATATGATTACTGGGTATGGAGTTGCAGAAGCCGTACGTCATTATTATGATATTTATGGTGGTGATGTAAAAGGAAAAAGAGCCGTTGTACAAGGTTTTGGAAACGTAGGAGCAGCAGCAGCTTATTACCTTGCTCAAATGGGAGCAAAGGTGGTAGGAATCATTGATATAGTAGGAGGTTTTATTAATAAAGACGGTTTCTCTTTTGAAGAAATACGTGATATGTACCTTAATAAAACTGGAAATACACTTAATGCAAACTCAGAAGGGTTAATTCCATTTGCAGAGATGAATGAGCAAATATGGAATCTTGAGACAGAGATTTTTGCTCCATGTGCGGCTTCTAGACTTATTACAGAAGATCAAATTAATAACATGATTGGAACTGGCCTAGAGGTTATATCTTGTGGTGCAAACGTTCCATTTGCAGATAAAGAAATTTTCTTTGGCCCTATAATGGAGCATACAGATGCAAAGGTGAGTTTAATACCAGATTTTATATCAAACTGTGGTATGGCTCGTGTATTTGCATACTTCATGGAGCGTCGTGTACAAATGACAGATGATGCAATCTTTAACGATACTTCGCAAACTATCAGAAACGCTATCGAAAATACATATAGCAATAATAGCAGCAAGCAAAATATAAGTAAAACTGCTTTTGAGATTGCACTAAAAGAATTACTTTAA
- a CDS encoding anhydro-N-acetylmuramic acid kinase produces the protein MGQKNYNVIGVMSGTSLDGIDCAYAKIGVSPSKDDSIYPSFTSDIIVAETVPYPKKWKEILSTAHLLSREDLDALNEDYTAYLAHVIKDFIKNNKLVDVDVVCSHGHTVLHQPDQGVTLQIGNLPEIASLINHRVVCDFRVQDVAMGGQGAPLVPIGDQLLFGNYDYCLNLGGFANVSKDEKGVRIAYDISPVNVVLNKYAQDLGKEYDDGGAFAKTGTVHQPLLDKLNDILFYKLPAPKSLGIEWVHTHIFPLIDAAQISSIDVLATFTEHIAIQLAAQFKEGATVLVTGGGAYNAYLLDRIRFRESVKLIVPDPKLVEFKEALIFGLLGVLKLENLPNCLASVTGAGQDHTSGMLYQS, from the coding sequence ATGGGACAAAAAAACTATAACGTTATAGGAGTGATGAGCGGCACAAGCTTAGATGGTATTGATTGTGCCTATGCAAAAATTGGTGTTTCTCCATCAAAAGATGACTCGATATATCCATCATTTACCAGTGATATCATCGTTGCAGAAACTGTTCCCTATCCTAAAAAGTGGAAAGAAATACTTTCTACGGCTCATTTGCTTAGTAGAGAAGACCTAGACGCTCTTAATGAAGATTATACAGCTTATCTGGCCCACGTAATTAAAGATTTTATAAAAAATAACAAACTTGTGGATGTTGATGTAGTCTGTTCTCATGGACACACGGTGCTCCATCAGCCGGATCAGGGAGTTACTTTGCAAATAGGAAACCTACCAGAAATTGCCTCTTTAATTAACCATCGCGTGGTCTGTGATTTTAGGGTGCAAGATGTAGCAATGGGTGGTCAGGGAGCGCCATTGGTGCCTATAGGCGACCAACTGTTATTTGGCAATTATGATTATTGTCTAAATCTTGGTGGATTTGCAAATGTTTCTAAGGATGAAAAAGGAGTGAGAATTGCGTATGATATCTCTCCTGTAAACGTGGTACTCAATAAATATGCACAAGATTTAGGTAAAGAGTATGATGATGGTGGCGCTTTCGCGAAAACAGGAACTGTACACCAACCTCTCCTTGATAAACTAAATGATATTTTGTTTTATAAGCTTCCAGCTCCCAAATCTCTTGGGATAGAATGGGTGCACACGCATATATTTCCACTTATAGATGCCGCTCAAATTTCATCTATTGACGTGTTGGCCACGTTTACCGAGCATATTGCTATTCAGCTTGCGGCGCAGTTTAAAGAAGGTGCTACTGTGCTCGTTACCGGTGGAGGTGCTTACAACGCTTACTTATTAGACAGGATACGCTTTCGCGAAAGCGTAAAACTCATAGTGCCAGACCCTAAGTTGGTTGAATTTAAAGAGGCGCTTATTTTTGGATTATTAGGAGTGTTAAAACTTGAGAACCTCCCGAACTGTCTAGCAAGTGTGACCGGTGCAGGGCAGGATCACACTAGTGGAATGTTATATCAATCTTAA
- a CDS encoding acyl-CoA dehydrogenase, protein MDFSLTEEHIMIRDAARDFARTELLPGVIERDNIQQFPDELVKKMGDLGFMGIMTDPKYGGAGMDATSYVLVMEELSKIDASASVIVSVNNSLVCYGLEAYGSEEQKQKYLTKLATGEMVGAFCLSEPEAGSDATSQATTAIDKGDHYVINGTKNWITNGGRSDVYLVIAQTDREKGHRGINAFIVEKGMEGFEVGPKEDKLGIRGSDTHTLQFNDVKIPKENRIGEDGFGFKFAMKTLSGGRIGIAAQALGIASGAYELALKYSKERKAFGTEICNHQAIAFKLADMYVEIEAARHLVMKAAWDKDQGNNYDMSSAMAKLYASKVAMEQSVEAVQIHGGNGFVKEYHVERLMRDAKITQIYEGTSEIQKIVISRGVIKG, encoded by the coding sequence ATGGATTTTAGCTTAACAGAAGAACATATAATGATACGCGATGCGGCTCGCGATTTTGCCCGTACAGAATTACTTCCTGGCGTTATTGAACGTGATAACATCCAGCAGTTTCCTGATGAACTCGTTAAAAAAATGGGTGACTTAGGTTTTATGGGTATTATGACAGATCCTAAATACGGTGGAGCTGGTATGGATGCTACTTCTTACGTACTTGTTATGGAGGAATTATCTAAAATTGACGCCTCTGCCTCTGTTATAGTTTCTGTAAACAACTCTTTAGTTTGTTACGGTCTTGAAGCTTACGGAAGTGAAGAGCAAAAACAAAAATACTTAACTAAACTTGCTACTGGTGAGATGGTGGGTGCTTTTTGTCTTTCTGAACCAGAAGCTGGATCTGATGCAACATCACAAGCTACCACTGCAATAGATAAAGGAGATCACTACGTGATTAACGGAACAAAAAACTGGATTACAAATGGTGGTCGTTCTGATGTATATTTAGTTATTGCACAAACCGACAGAGAAAAAGGTCACCGAGGAATCAATGCTTTTATCGTAGAGAAAGGCATGGAAGGTTTTGAAGTAGGACCTAAAGAAGACAAATTAGGAATACGCGGTAGTGACACACACACGCTACAGTTTAACGATGTAAAAATTCCTAAAGAAAATAGAATAGGAGAAGATGGTTTTGGATTCAAATTTGCGATGAAAACTCTTTCTGGTGGACGTATTGGTATTGCTGCACAAGCATTAGGTATTGCATCTGGAGCTTATGAGCTTGCTCTTAAATACTCTAAGGAACGTAAAGCCTTTGGCACAGAAATCTGCAATCACCAAGCAATCGCTTTTAAACTAGCAGATATGTATGTGGAGATTGAAGCTGCACGTCACCTAGTGATGAAAGCTGCTTGGGATAAAGATCAAGGAAATAACTACGATATGTCTAGCGCAATGGCTAAGCTTTATGCTTCAAAAGTTGCAATGGAACAATCTGTAGAAGCTGTGCAAATACACGGTGGTAACGGATTTGTAAAAGAATACCACGTAGAGCGCCTTATGCGTGATGCTAAGATCACTCAGATTTACGAGGGAACAAGTGAGATCCAAAAAATCGTAATCTCAAGAGGTGTTATCAAAGGATAA